The following coding sequences are from one Thamnophis elegans isolate rThaEle1 chromosome 5, rThaEle1.pri, whole genome shotgun sequence window:
- the MED8 gene encoding mediator of RNA polymerase II transcription subunit 8 isoform X1, which yields MQREEKQLELSLETLISQVADLKNSLVNFIYKLENEYDRLTWPSVLDSFALLSGQLNTLNKVLKHEKTPLLRNQVIIPLVLSPDRDEEIMRQTEGRVPVFSHEVVPDHLRTKPDPEVEEQEKQLSTDAARIGTDVAQKQIQSLNKMCSNLLEKINKEDRESESGGLRQNKQTFNPADTNALVAAVAFGKGLSNRRPPGVGSSVSTSQQAANAIIAGTSTMQQVQMSGAPNQPQPMLGGVQMPQGGQPGKMPSGIKTNIKSASMHPYQR from the exons AGAGAGGAAAAGCAGCTTGAGCTGTCCCTGGAAACTCTTATCAGTCAAGTGGCTGACCTGAAGAACTCCTTGGTCAATTTCATTTACAAGCTGGAGAATGAATATGACCGTCTCACTTG GCCTTCCGTGCTAGATAGTTTTGCTCTGCTCTCGGGGCAGCTTAATACTCTGAACAAAGTGCTGAAGCATGAGAAAACTCCACTGTTGCGCAATCAGGTTATTATCCCATTAGTGTTATCGCCAGATCGGGATGAAGAGATAATG CGGCAGACAGAAGGACGAGTACCAGTGTTCAGCCATGAAGTTGTACCTGATCATCTGCGAACTAAGCCTGATCCTGAGGTAGAGGAACAAGAGAAGCAGCTAAGCACAGATGCAGCTCGTATTGGCACTGATGTGGCACAG AAACAGATTCAAAGCCTAAACAAAATGTGTTCGAACTTGCTAGAGAAAATCAACAAAGAAGATCGAGAATCTGAAAGTGGAG GTTTGCGCCAGAACAAGCAAACATTCAACCCTGCTGATACCAACGCCCTAGTTGCAGCTGTAGCCTTTGGAAAAGGATTGTCCAACAGACGTCCACCAGGAGTGGGAAGTTCTGTTTCAACCAGTCAGCAAGCTGCCAATGCCATCATAGCTGGTACTTCTACCATGCAGCAAGTACAAATGTCAGGCGCACCAAATCAGCCACAGCCTATGCTTGGAGGAGTGCAGATGCCACAAGGAGGGCAACCAG GTAAGATGCCCAGTGGCATAAAAACCAATATCAAATCTGCTTCAATGCATCCCTATCAAAGATGA
- the MED8 gene encoding mediator of RNA polymerase II transcription subunit 8 isoform X2, giving the protein MRQTEGRVPVFSHEVVPDHLRTKPDPEVEEQEKQLSTDAARIGTDVAQKQIQSLNKMCSNLLEKINKEDRESESGGLRQNKQTFNPADTNALVAAVAFGKGLSNRRPPGVGSSVSTSQQAANAIIAGTSTMQQVQMSGAPNQPQPMLGGVQMPQGGQPGKMPSGIKTNIKSASMHPYQR; this is encoded by the exons ATG CGGCAGACAGAAGGACGAGTACCAGTGTTCAGCCATGAAGTTGTACCTGATCATCTGCGAACTAAGCCTGATCCTGAGGTAGAGGAACAAGAGAAGCAGCTAAGCACAGATGCAGCTCGTATTGGCACTGATGTGGCACAG AAACAGATTCAAAGCCTAAACAAAATGTGTTCGAACTTGCTAGAGAAAATCAACAAAGAAGATCGAGAATCTGAAAGTGGAG GTTTGCGCCAGAACAAGCAAACATTCAACCCTGCTGATACCAACGCCCTAGTTGCAGCTGTAGCCTTTGGAAAAGGATTGTCCAACAGACGTCCACCAGGAGTGGGAAGTTCTGTTTCAACCAGTCAGCAAGCTGCCAATGCCATCATAGCTGGTACTTCTACCATGCAGCAAGTACAAATGTCAGGCGCACCAAATCAGCCACAGCCTATGCTTGGAGGAGTGCAGATGCCACAAGGAGGGCAACCAG GTAAGATGCCCAGTGGCATAAAAACCAATATCAAATCTGCTTCAATGCATCCCTATCAAAGATGA